DNA from Pirellulales bacterium:
TAGTGCCTTCGTACTTCTCGAACTTGTAGGCGATTACCCAGCGAGGGCTTTTCGAGGTGTTGCCCAACCGCTCGCGCTGATCGAAGCGATTGACCTTCAGCACCAGGCCGTCGATCTCGAATTCCAGTTCGTGCAGCCGCCCGATCAGCTCTTCGCAGTGGGCGACCGCGCCCTCGAACGTGTCGAAGCACTCGACCAGCGGCGTGGCGGGCAGTCCGTAGCCGCGGATTTCCTTGAGGAATTCCATGTGCGTCTTGGCTTGCAAGCCCTCGACGTACCCCACGCCGTGGCAAAAGAGCCGCAGGCGGCGCTGGGCGCAAATCCGCGGGTCGAGCATGCGGACGGTGCCGGCCGCCACGTTGCGGCTGTTGGCGAATAACTTTTCACCCTTGGCGGCTTGCTGCTCGTTGAGCCGTACCAGGTCGGCGTTGGTCATGTAGACCTCGCCGCGCACTTCCAGTGCCGTTGGCACATGCCGTCCCGACAACCGCAGCGGCACTCCCAGTACCGTGCGCATATTGTGCGTGATAACGTCCCCCACGACGCCATTGCCGCGCGTGGCGCCGTAAATCAGCCGACCTTCCTCGTACATCAGCGAGACCGCCACGCCGTCGATCTTCAGCTCGACGACCCATTCCACCGTCTCGCCAGGCAGCAGCTTGGCCACCCGGGCACCATACTCGCGCAGCTCTTCCACGCTGTACGTGTTATCGATCGACAGCATCGGCAGCCGGTGCTCGATCGGCTGCAAGGCCTCGATCGGTTCATCCCCCACGCGCTGCGTGGGGCTATCGGGCGTGACGAGTTCGGGATACGCGGTTTCCAGCTTTTTCAGCCGCTCGATGAGCCTGTCGTACTCCAGGTCCGATATATCGGGCGCGGACTCGACATAGTATTTCTGGTCGTGGTGCCGAATCTGCTCGCGCAGCTGTTCGATCTCGGCCTTGATGTCCTTGGGCATGTCCCTGGGCGCTCGCCGTTTTTCAGTGCGATAGTTAGGGGCTTGGGCGGCCACTCCGTCGCGTCGAGGTCCTCACCCTTGGCCGCACTCGGGGGCCTGGTGAATGGGGGCGTTTTTCGATGAGTGCGGCACCAGGCAGAGGAACTTCAGCGGCGTCGCGCCGGTGTTGCGGAATTGATGAACGTCGTCGGGCGCCACATAGATCACGTCACCGGCCTGAAAGCGATGCTCGACATTTCCTTCCAGAATCACGCCCGAGCCCTCGACGATGAACACTTCGTGCTCGTAGGGATGGCTGTGCTTAGGCGTGTGGCCGCCGGGCTGCACCTCGAATTGGCGCATGGCGAAGTTCGGCGCTCCGTCTGGTTCGCCGATCAACCACCGTACCTGGCAGCCGCTCGCACCAGGCATTTCGACGGGGGCACTCGGTACGTCCTGCACACGGTTGACCTTCATATCGTAAACCCTCTCCATCCGGGGGAAAAAGTGACTTATCGCGGCTTGTCGGCCGTCTCCGCCTCGGTCCGAGTGGAGGCCGCCTTCGCGCCCGACCACCAACTATCGGTGCTGATCGCACCGCAGGTGGCCACCGCCAACAGGGCTAACTCGGCAACCAGCAAGGTCATGCCGTGCCGGTCCATGAATTCCATTAGCGGCTGGGGCGTCCGCACTTCGGATGTGCTAGTGGCGACGGATTCCGCCGAAGGCCTCAATCGCAACGTCGTCGACCCGTT
Protein-coding regions in this window:
- a CDS encoding cupin domain-containing protein; protein product: MKVNRVQDVPSAPVEMPGASGCQVRWLIGEPDGAPNFAMRQFEVQPGGHTPKHSHPYEHEVFIVEGSGVILEGNVEHRFQAGDVIYVAPDDVHQFRNTGATPLKFLCLVPHSSKNAPIHQAPECGQG
- the ligA gene encoding NAD-dependent DNA ligase LigA, which translates into the protein MPKDIKAEIEQLREQIRHHDQKYYVESAPDISDLEYDRLIERLKKLETAYPELVTPDSPTQRVGDEPIEALQPIEHRLPMLSIDNTYSVEELREYGARVAKLLPGETVEWVVELKIDGVAVSLMYEEGRLIYGATRGNGVVGDVITHNMRTVLGVPLRLSGRHVPTALEVRGEVYMTNADLVRLNEQQAAKGEKLFANSRNVAAGTVRMLDPRICAQRRLRLFCHGVGYVEGLQAKTHMEFLKEIRGYGLPATPLVECFDTFEGAVAHCEELIGRLHELEFEIDGLVLKVNRFDQRERLGNTSKSPRWVIAYKFEKYEGTTRVREIRVQVGKTGAITPVADLEPIELAGTTVSRASLHNAEEVERKDVRVGDVVVVEKAGKIIPHVVRVEKHLR